The nucleotide sequence TCCAGCTCCCCACGTCCGGCCCGCCGATGGCGGTCCAGGCGTCGCTCGTGCCCACCCTGATCACCGAGATCGAGACCTCGGAGGGCACCGCGTAGCTGTTCCCCGCCGACACCGGCACCTGCGGCACCGCGGTCAGCTGCCACTCCGTGCTTGAGGCACTGACGCTGAAGCTCGCTCCACCGCCAGAGGCCGTGACCACGGTGGCCGCGTTCCAGGGGGTGCCGTCCAGGGAGGCGCCCAGCGCGCTGGGCGTGCCGGTGGGCAGGGGCGGCAGTCCCGCGGCCACGGTGATGTCGAAGGCGCCCTCGGTGACGCTGCGGTGCAGGGGCGTGCCCCCCAGTACCTCGTCGGCGACGAAGGCGAAGTTTCCGGCGATGCGCGTGGCCGTGCGCGTGGTGATGTCCACCATGCCGGCGCTGCCGCTGAAGGGTGTGAGCCAACCCTGCGGCGGGACGACCACCTGGGCCGTCCCCCCGGCATTGGTCACGAAGTTCACGCCCAGCGGGTAGACGCCCTCGCCGCTGATGAAGCCGAGGTAGAGCTGGACGCCCCTGCCGGTCGCGTCGATGCCGCTGATCGTGAGCGGGCTCGTGACGGGATCGCTCGGATTGCCCGAGATGGAGATCGTCTGGCTGCGGCTGGCCCAGCTGCCGCCGTCGATCTTCGCCGTGAAGCTGTTGCCGCCAGTGTTGCCGGGTCCCACCGGACCGCTCGGACCGCCGCCGCTGTCACATCCCATCACGAGCAGACCGGCGAGCAGCGCGGCGCAAAGCGTGCTGCGTCGCATGTGTCCTCCTGTTGGTGCCGCATGTTGGCGGCGAGACGGCGAGACTAGCACCGCGGCGGCGCGCGCCGCCAGCGACAAGCGCTTGATCCACTGTGAAGGAGTTGCGGCTCCGAAATGCAGGCTGCGCGGCGCTTGCCCGCGGGCGCGCGGGGCGCTAGGATCGCGCTTCCCATCACAACGTGCACGAGGAGACGGCATGAAGGACAAGGTCGTGGTCATCACCGGGGCCAGCGGCGGCATCGGCGCGGCGCTGGCCGAGCAGCTCGCGGCGCAGGGCGCGGCGCTGACGCTGGTGGCGCGCCGCCAGGACGCCCTCGCCGCGGTGGCCGCGCGCTGCGGCGCGCGCGCGCTGGCCGTGGCGGCGGACGTCAGCGAGCGCGCGCAGGTGAAGCGCGTCGTCGCGGAGACGCTGGCGAAGCATGGGCGCATCGACGTCTGGGTGAACAACGTGGGCGTGGGCATCTCGCGTCAGCCCAGCCAGCTCACGGACGAGGACCTCGACGACATGATGCGCTACAACGTCAAGAGCGCCCTCTACGGCATGCAGGAGACCCTGCCCCACTTCGCGAGCCGAGGCACGGGGCAGGTGGTGAACGTCTCCTCGCTGCTCGGACGTGTTCCCTTCGCGGTGCAGCGCTCGGCCTACTGCGGGGCCAAGCACTTCCTCAACGCGCTGACGGCCACCTTCCGCGAGGAGGTGCAGGCCGAGCACCCGGGCATCCAGATCTCGCTGGTCTCGCCGGGTGTGGTCTACACGGACTTCGGACTCAACGCCCGCCACGGCGGCGTGGACTCGCGCAAGATCCCCGGCGGCCAGACGCCCGAAGAGGTGGCCGCCGTGATCGCGGACGTCATCGCGCGCCCCCGCCCCGACGTCTACACCCGCGCGGGCGCGCAGGCCCGGATCGCCCAGCACTACGCCGCGCTCGGGGAGGATCCCTGATGCCCCTGCCCCGCCGGCTCGTCCTCGCGCTCGCCCTCACCCTGGGAGTCGTCAGCATGGCCGCCGCCGAACCCTGCCGCACGCTCGCGTCCCTCACCTGGTTGCTCGGCCGCTGGCAGGCGGTGGGGGACACGACCACGGTCTTCGAGCGCTGGGCCGCGGTCTCCACCGACAGCTGGGAGGGCTACGGCGAAACGGCGAGCAACGGCGAGAGCGCCGCCGACCGCAGCGTGCTCGAGCGCGAGGCCCTGCGTCTGGTGAACATGGGAGACGAGATCTTCTACCTCGCCAAGGTGGCGCACAACGCACTGCCCGTCGCGTTCAAGCTCGTGGACTGCGGGGACGACTGGGCCGTCTT is from Candidatus Latescibacterota bacterium and encodes:
- a CDS encoding SDR family NAD(P)-dependent oxidoreductase, whose translation is MKDKVVVITGASGGIGAALAEQLAAQGAALTLVARRQDALAAVAARCGARALAVAADVSERAQVKRVVAETLAKHGRIDVWVNNVGVGISRQPSQLTDEDLDDMMRYNVKSALYGMQETLPHFASRGTGQVVNVSSLLGRVPFAVQRSAYCGAKHFLNALTATFREEVQAEHPGIQISLVSPGVVYTDFGLNARHGGVDSRKIPGGQTPEEVAAVIADVIARPRPDVYTRAGAQARIAQHYAALGEDP